The DNA sequence CACATTCGGCGATGTCAGGGCGCATAAGGCATCGATCCAGAATATCGATTGTGCCGTTGTCATTCCGAGCCGGTCCCATTACAGCGATGTCATGGAGATCATCTGCAAGTATCATCTCCGCAGAACTTTGGGTTTGAAAGATGGAGATCAAGTGGAAGTACGGGTTTCACTCGTTTGAGCTGGTCGATCCATCAGATGAATTCAATGCTGGCTTTTCGATGAATCCATACGAATTTTTTCTAAAATTTCTTTGCGACGTATTCGACGACTGACTCAAACACTGCCTTCCCATCCCCAGGGCCTTCGGGCGCAAGGCGATTCCTTGTCCAGTCAGGGTGATGATACCGGAAGAAGGCTCTTTCAGGGTGCGGCATCAGACCTAGAACCGTGCCTAGAGGGTTGCATATACCTGCAATATTTCCTAACGAACCGTTCGGATTCCACGGATAGCCAGCATAAGATCCGCTTTCGTCAACATATCTGAATACAATCTGGTCGTTCTCTTCGAGCCTGTCGAGTATGCGTTCTGCTCTTTCAGCAGGGAGCATGAATTTGCCCTCTGCATGTGCTGAGGGAAACATGACGATTTGGCCCTTTCTCATCTTTCTCGTGAAAACACACTTTCCTCTGCTCTCGACTTTTAGAAGTGTTGGGGTACACTCAAACCGTCCCGATTCGTTCGTCGCAAGGGCCGCCTGGGCAGAATCACTCATTACCCCATCCAGAGCCGGAAGCATCCCTAGTTCAACGAGCACCTGGAATCCATTACAGATGCCAATGATAGGTTTTTCGGACTGCACGAATCTCTTCAAATCGTCTGAGAGGGCACTTTTCATTCGGGCTGCGAATATTGCCCCTGCTCTCACATAGTCACCCGCAGAAAATCCGCCAGGGATGACAAGGACGTGGTAGTCATCGAGTCTCCTTCTTAGGTCTGCTGGACAATGACCAGTCAGCTGTTTTAGGTGTACGATTTCAGGTGATGTGCCAACGAATCGAAACGCGGCGCAAGTTTCATCTTCACAGTTCGTCCCTTCGATTCTGAGGATGCAGACCTTTACATCTTCGGCTCTCATCAGATCACCTTTCATCCGAGCAGTCGCCAAAGCGGCTCTGACCAGTGTTCTCTCAGCACATCAATATCGAGATCAATTACCTTACTGCCATCGGAAACGACCATCGCCTTGCCCCCGACCGTACCGATCTTGATCGCCTCGCCCCCCATGATCTCCTTCCAGGTGTCCTCTCTATTCTTGTCGACTTCGACGATCCATCTTGAGTTCGATTCTGAAAAGAGTTTTACGATCACCCTTTCTTCGCCCATTCCCTTGAGGTCACCGAAAAACCCTATGTCCCCTGAGATGCACATTTCTGCGATCGCCACGGAGATCCCCCCATCTGAAACATCGTGGCAGGCTCGGACAATGCTCTCATTAATGCAATATCTAAGCTTCTGCATGCGCTCCGAGAGAATTTTAAGGTCTACATCTGGAACGAGACCGCTGTGACCACCAAAGATCCGGAAGAGCGCTGACCCTCCCATCTCCTCCTTGGTCTTTCCAACAACATAGACAGGGTTTCCTTTCTCCTTGAAGTCTGCAGTCACGCAGCGCCTCACATCATCCACGATACCCACTCCCATAACTGTCGGCGTCGGGAGCGCAGCACCCTTGGGCGTCTCATTATAAAAGCTCACGTTTCCAGATGGTGCCGCGATTTGGAGGCCCCTCAACGCATCGCCAATTCCCCTCACACACTCCTTGAATTCCCAGAGCCTCTCAGGCTTTTCTGGATTTCCAAAGTTCAGGCAGTCGGTGATTGCGTGAGGCCTCGATCCTACGGCTGTCAGATTCCTGCAGATTTCATCAATTGCACTCAATCCCCCACGGTAAGGATCAAGCGCTGTGAACCAGGGGTTCACGCCGACGGCAATAGCGAGACCTCTATTAGAATGGCGTAGGGGTTTAATGACTGCGGCGTCTCCGGCACCTCTCTTCCCAATTTTTCCCTGGAGAGGTTTGATGACAGTGCAACTCCGTACCTCGTGGTCGTATTGCCTGATAATCCATTCTTTGGATGCGATGTTCGGGTCGGCGATGACCCGCAGGAGTACTTCATTGAGATCCGGCGGCAGTGGGGGATACTCCGTCTCCCGCTGTATTTCCCTTCTTTTCTCGAGAATCGGTCGGCAGTATTCAGGTCCTTTTGCGTAGAAATCGAGATCGAGCTCGAATACCTTAGTCCCGTTATAGAAGAGGCGTACGACTTTTTCCTCGATGACCCTCCCGATAACTGTCGCGGGCACGTCCCACAAGTCAAAGATCTCAATGATCTTTGCAACGTTTTCTTTTGGAGCGGAGAGCATCATCCTTTCCTGGGATTCTGATACCCAGATCTCCCACGGCGCTAAGCCAGTTTCCTTCAGGGGCACTTTATCAAGATCGACCTCTGCGCCGCATCCGCCTGCAAGTGCAAGTTCGCCGACGACGCATGAAAGGCCGCCACCGCCGAGGTCTTTCATGCCCGAGATGAGTTGTTTTGCGTTGACTTCGAGGCATGCGTGGATCAGCGGCTCTTTCATAATGGGGTCACCCAGTTGGACAGCTCCGCGTGATTTCTCTTCCGAAGTTTCATCGAGTTCCGCGGAGGCAAAGGTAACCCCATGTATGCCGTCCCTGCCTGTTTTTCCGCCGACAAGGATGAGAACATCGTTCGAGTTCTTCACGGCATTCCGAAGAACGCGATCCCTCCTCACGATGCCAACACATCCAACATTAACTAAACAGTTCCCAATATAACGCTCGTCGAAAAAGACTGCACCACAAAGCGTAGGTATCCCGATCCGGTTGCCGTAATCTCTGATCCCCGCAACGACCCCCCCTAGCAAATACTTCGGGTGTTTTGTCCCTGGAGGCAACTCCCTATCATAATCGAGCGGGCCGAAGAAGAGGGGGTCGATGAGTGCGACGGGTTGCGCTCCCATACAGAGGACATCCCTAACGATACCGCCGATGCCAGTTGCAGCGCCGCCATAAGGTTCGACAGCTGACGGATGGTTATGGCTTTCGATCCTGAGTGCGTAGGCATATTCGTTATCGAATACCATAACTCCCGCATCGCCCTTTGCAATAACGTCTGGATGGTCGATGTTGAAAATGTGCTCCCTCAGAAAGACCTTCGAGCTCTTGTAACAACAATGTTCACTCCAAGCCTGAGCGAGCGACTGCAACTCGACGTCGGTCGGGAGTCGGCCCTTACGTGCGAAATATCGCTCGATCTCTTTCATCTCCTCGAGGCTGAGGTTCAACCCCATGGCACGGCTGATTTCAACCAGCTCGTGATCAGTTGCAGAAAATAGGTCGATCTCTGATAGTTCGAAGGGTAACTGTCGCTTTCTAATGAGATTTTCCAGCTGCATAATTTGATCACTTCAATTCAATTTTATAATTATGAATTACAGGATTTGCAAGTAAGCGCTTGCACATCTCCTCACAGGTGGCAATCGCCTCCCCTTCTTGCATATCGAGGTCGATCTCAAATAGCTTAACAGAGCGTACACTCTTGATATTCTTGAAACCCAAAAGCTCGAGGGCCTTCTTTGTGTTCTGTCCTTCTGGATCAGCGACACCAGGCTTCAACTCTATCCGTATATCGACGACGACCATGGGAGCACCTCTTGGTAGATTCTCTGTGCCCTACTTAATCCTGTTCACTAAATAACTATCCAACGAAATAATCGTTAATAGACTGGAAGACGCCAGAGAGGATGAAGTTCACTGCCACTGCGGCGAGAAGTAGGCCCATGATTCTCGAAAAAGCCATCGCACCGCTTCTACCCATTCTCCTGAACAACGGCTCTGAGTATGTGAGCAATAGGTAGCTGATGATGACTGTCAGAATGATCGAGATGAAAATCGACAACATATCCACGATCATGTCGCTTGATTTCATCGCCTCCGACACAAATATCATCACGGTCGTGATCGCCCCTGGCCCTGCGAACATTGGAATGCCGAGCGGTACAATTCCGACAACTTCCCTTGCCATCGCCTCTTCTTGATCCTCATCACTAATCTTTGCCCTTGAACGCTGGCCGTGCATCATTGAGAAGGCGACGGAAAAGAGGAGAAGGCCACCAGCGATTTTGAACGCCGGAATCGTGATTCCATATAATGAAAAAATCCATTGGCCAAAGAGCGCGAAAACGAAAAGCACTCCAGTGGTAACCGTACAAATCTTTCTAATGACCTTTTTCTTCAGTTCCCTGGGATATCCCATCGTGACGGCTTCAAAGATCGGGATGTTGCCAATTGGATTGACGATGGCGAAGATAGTTGCGAACGCGCTCAATGCGAACTCGAAACTCATGTGTTTTCCCCATCTTTGTCCAATTAGTTAACACTTAGCCTTTTCGAAGGACTTTCCGTGCAAAAATGAGATATCCAGTATGACCAAGCATTTCAAAGGCGGGCCTCGTCCCTCCTTCGTGAACCTCCATCTGTCTCTGCAGGTTTTCAAATGCGCGGATTTCTACATAGTTCGCAGCGCTCAATCGCTTTACGGTATTTTCCAGTTGATTGACATTGGGAACATATGCACAGAATCTTCCTCCGCCTTTCAACATCCCAGTTATATTATCCACTGCTTCCCAAGGATCTGGGATGTCGAGGACAGCTGCATCGACGGGGACATCTATCTTGGCCGTCTTTATGTCATCGACCCTCAACTCCCAATTCTCCACGAACTGGCTTCTCATCACATTCTTCCTTGCTCGAGCAAATTCCTTCCTCAATTCAAATGAAATGACCTTTCCAAATGGCTGAACTGCGTTCAGGAGTGCTATTGTTAAGCATCCAGAACCAACGCCAGCTTCAACCACGACATCCCCACATTTTAAGTTGAGAAAATGGGTGATGTAAGCAGCGTCCTTACTGATGATGACCTGGGTGTTACGCTCAATCGACTCCATTAACTCGGCGACTCCTGGTCTGAGAACAAAAAACCT is a window from the Methanomassiliicoccales archaeon genome containing:
- the purQ gene encoding phosphoribosylformylglycinamidine synthase subunit PurQ is translated as MRAEDVKVCILRIEGTNCEDETCAAFRFVGTSPEIVHLKQLTGHCPADLRRRLDDYHVLVIPGGFSAGDYVRAGAIFAARMKSALSDDLKRFVQSEKPIIGICNGFQVLVELGMLPALDGVMSDSAQAALATNESGRFECTPTLLKVESRGKCVFTRKMRKGQIVMFPSAHAEGKFMLPAERAERILDRLEENDQIVFRYVDESGSYAGYPWNPNGSLGNIAGICNPLGTVLGLMPHPERAFFRYHHPDWTRNRLAPEGPGDGKAVFESVVEYVAKKF
- a CDS encoding tRNA (adenine-N1)-methyltransferase; the protein is MLKEGETLYLLDDKGRRHWFTLKRDMIKIEGLGVLDGNRIIGAENGISVEIAGRRFFVLRPGVAELMESIERNTQVIISKDAAYITHFLNLKCGDVVVEAGVGSGCLTIALLNAVQPFGKVISFELRKEFARARKNVMRSQFVENWELRVDDIKTAKIDVPVDAAVLDIPDPWEAVDNITGMLKGGGRFCAYVPNVNQLENTVKRLSAANYVEIRAFENLQRQMEVHEGGTRPAFEMLGHTGYLIFARKVLRKG
- a CDS encoding NAAT family transporter, translated to MSFEFALSAFATIFAIVNPIGNIPIFEAVTMGYPRELKKKVIRKICTVTTGVLFVFALFGQWIFSLYGITIPAFKIAGGLLLFSVAFSMMHGQRSRAKISDEDQEEAMAREVVGIVPLGIPMFAGPGAITTVMIFVSEAMKSSDMIVDMLSIFISIILTVIISYLLLTYSEPLFRRMGRSGAMAFSRIMGLLLAAVAVNFILSGVFQSINDYFVG
- the purL gene encoding phosphoribosylformylglycinamidine synthase subunit PurL encodes the protein MQLENLIRKRQLPFELSEIDLFSATDHELVEISRAMGLNLSLEEMKEIERYFARKGRLPTDVELQSLAQAWSEHCCYKSSKVFLREHIFNIDHPDVIAKGDAGVMVFDNEYAYALRIESHNHPSAVEPYGGAATGIGGIVRDVLCMGAQPVALIDPLFFGPLDYDRELPPGTKHPKYLLGGVVAGIRDYGNRIGIPTLCGAVFFDERYIGNCLVNVGCVGIVRRDRVLRNAVKNSNDVLILVGGKTGRDGIHGVTFASAELDETSEEKSRGAVQLGDPIMKEPLIHACLEVNAKQLISGMKDLGGGGLSCVVGELALAGGCGAEVDLDKVPLKETGLAPWEIWVSESQERMMLSAPKENVAKIIEIFDLWDVPATVIGRVIEEKVVRLFYNGTKVFELDLDFYAKGPEYCRPILEKRREIQRETEYPPLPPDLNEVLLRVIADPNIASKEWIIRQYDHEVRSCTVIKPLQGKIGKRGAGDAAVIKPLRHSNRGLAIAVGVNPWFTALDPYRGGLSAIDEICRNLTAVGSRPHAITDCLNFGNPEKPERLWEFKECVRGIGDALRGLQIAAPSGNVSFYNETPKGAALPTPTVMGVGIVDDVRRCVTADFKEKGNPVYVVGKTKEEMGGSALFRIFGGHSGLVPDVDLKILSERMQKLRYCINESIVRACHDVSDGGISVAIAEMCISGDIGFFGDLKGMGEERVIVKLFSESNSRWIVEVDKNREDTWKEIMGGEAIKIGTVGGKAMVVSDGSKVIDLDIDVLREHWSEPLWRLLG
- the purS gene encoding phosphoribosylformylglycinamidine synthase subunit PurS; translated protein: MVVVDIRIELKPGVADPEGQNTKKALELLGFKNIKSVRSVKLFEIDLDMQEGEAIATCEEMCKRLLANPVIHNYKIELK